The Chitinophagales bacterium genome has a window encoding:
- a CDS encoding BlaI/MecI/CopY family transcriptional regulator, with translation MNKKDIHITEAELEILQVLWEQGRATVKEVHEALSAVREAGYTTTLKQMQVMYDKGLLTRDDSRRQHIYFPDVDIKKVQQKFMSKVMNLFSGRAGELVLNALNNYKTTPEELEQIRQTIDKAKQAKKP, from the coding sequence ATGAACAAAAAGGATATACATATAACGGAAGCAGAACTGGAGATACTACAAGTACTTTGGGAGCAGGGGCGGGCGACTGTAAAAGAGGTGCACGAAGCGCTGAGTGCTGTGCGCGAGGCTGGCTACACTACCACCCTGAAACAAATGCAGGTGATGTATGACAAAGGATTACTGACACGTGATGACAGTCGCAGGCAGCATATTTACTTTCCTGATGTGGATATAAAGAAAGTACAGCAGAAGTTTATGAGTAAGGTGATGAACCTGTTCAGCGGACGTGCTGGAGAACTGGTACTGAATGCGCTGAACAACTATAAGACCACTCCTGAAGAACTGGAGCAGATCAGGCAGACGATAGACAAAGCTAAACAAGCTAAAAAACCTTAG
- a CDS encoding FAD-binding oxidoreductase, which yields MQTDYLIIGQGICGTFLSWNLLNAGKQVLVIDDNRPDTASRVASGIINPVTGRRVVRTWMIEELLPFAIDAYRTFGEELGAPIAREIDLLTFHSSEQMKSAWHDRIAEGEDYISYAGNSEVYSAYFETGYGVGVTAPCMLVDVQLMMKRWREVLSKRNAILEQSFEIAHCIVTDKGVQYGDIYAEKLILCNGIDGFDNQYFGKLPYTLNKGEALLARIPGLPPTNIYKQAVSIVPVEGDLFWIGSSFEWEFEHDRPTEAFRQKTESILKKWLKLPYSIEDHRAAIRPASLERRPFVGMHPLCPNVGIFNGMGTKGCSLAPYFSAQLTAHLLKNDKIDINADVQRFNKLLTIGGGR from the coding sequence GTGCAAACAGATTACCTGATAATCGGACAGGGAATATGCGGAACTTTTCTCAGTTGGAACCTGCTGAATGCTGGGAAGCAGGTTCTTGTGATAGATGATAACCGACCAGATACTGCCAGTAGAGTAGCCAGTGGCATCATCAACCCTGTTACAGGGAGACGGGTTGTTCGTACCTGGATGATCGAGGAGTTGTTGCCTTTTGCTATTGACGCTTACAGAACTTTTGGTGAGGAACTAGGAGCACCTATAGCCAGGGAAATAGATCTGCTGACTTTTCATAGCTCAGAGCAAATGAAAAGCGCCTGGCATGACAGGATAGCTGAAGGAGAGGATTATATTAGCTACGCCGGTAATTCAGAGGTGTATTCAGCATATTTTGAAACGGGATATGGAGTAGGGGTGACTGCACCCTGTATGCTGGTAGATGTTCAACTGATGATGAAACGCTGGCGTGAGGTTTTGAGCAAAAGGAATGCTATCCTTGAACAGTCATTTGAAATAGCTCATTGTATCGTTACTGATAAGGGGGTACAATATGGGGATATATATGCCGAAAAGTTGATCCTATGTAACGGTATTGATGGGTTTGACAATCAATACTTTGGAAAACTACCCTATACTCTGAACAAAGGCGAAGCGCTTCTGGCTCGCATCCCCGGACTGCCTCCCACCAATATCTACAAGCAGGCAGTAAGTATTGTGCCCGTTGAGGGCGACCTGTTTTGGATAGGTTCTTCGTTTGAGTGGGAATTTGAGCATGACCGTCCTACCGAGGCCTTTCGCCAAAAAACAGAATCAATTCTAAAAAAATGGTTGAAGTTGCCATATTCCATAGAAGATCACCGAGCTGCAATACGTCCTGCCAGTCTTGAGAGGCGTCCATTTGTCGGGATGCACCCCTTGTGCCCTAATGTCGGCATTTTTAATGGTATGGGTACGAAAGGATGCTCATTAGCACCTTATTTCTCCGCTCAACTTACGGCTCATTTATTAAAAAATGATAAAATAGATATTAATGCAGATGTGCAGCGCTTTAACAAGTTGTTAACAATTGGAGGCGGACGTTAA
- a CDS encoding T9SS type A sorting domain-containing protein has protein sequence MRKILLFPALLLICSSAIAGSDDNVTSAPQVGGMFPHFNGGALNQSVSADLRLIAKTYLSYKDAGFVPTDSTTYSYGANRGSVPNPDNLNNDDHILFDESVNYKFNASIWGYENNKQRVQYFTGKKVDQLIYKNWHPSDATWKNAERYLYKYDNNGKMTSSVLQLWYGTLWTQDMVSTLSYDNSNNVVNMNSTTYAVDFVYDQNNNLVRIEDKVWSSGGLVSNQRKNYLYVGNDVVEYTLEVWDNSSWTKISKWKYAYDAMGNVISNTEQKWDGITWVNVKQNLYYYDSDNNKTEDIEMTWDNNSVSFVNNRREVIKYNNKSLPEVVTDFSWNNGWVHKSGDISIHYYYEQYDPTSVDELITDADMVVYPVPANSNLNINLKWDQPQDFNLVLTDMYGRTIFFQHEDTKVAYHRSIPVSDLPTGNYVLAVSGSNGIISQKIAIRH, from the coding sequence ATGCGAAAAATACTACTCTTTCCGGCACTATTGTTAATCTGTTCATCTGCTATTGCAGGAAGTGACGATAATGTGACGAGCGCACCACAGGTAGGGGGCATGTTCCCACATTTTAATGGCGGTGCTCTTAATCAGTCTGTATCGGCAGACCTCAGGTTGATAGCAAAAACGTATTTGTCATATAAAGACGCAGGGTTTGTCCCTACAGATTCTACTACTTATTCATACGGCGCAAACAGGGGTAGTGTACCTAACCCTGATAATCTGAATAATGATGATCACATATTGTTTGATGAGAGTGTTAACTACAAATTCAACGCATCAATATGGGGTTATGAGAATAATAAGCAACGGGTACAGTACTTTACAGGTAAAAAGGTAGACCAGTTGATATATAAGAACTGGCACCCATCTGATGCCACATGGAAAAATGCAGAACGCTACTTGTATAAATACGACAATAATGGCAAAATGACTTCCTCGGTGCTGCAGTTGTGGTATGGCACACTCTGGACTCAGGATATGGTATCTACATTGTCATACGACAATAGTAACAATGTTGTCAATATGAACTCAACAACATATGCTGTAGACTTTGTATATGATCAGAATAACAACCTTGTAAGAATAGAAGATAAAGTATGGTCATCGGGAGGGCTGGTAAGTAACCAACGTAAAAACTACTTGTACGTAGGCAATGATGTAGTAGAGTATACACTTGAGGTATGGGATAACAGTAGTTGGACCAAAATATCGAAGTGGAAATATGCTTACGATGCAATGGGTAATGTCATATCAAATACTGAACAAAAATGGGATGGCATAACTTGGGTGAACGTAAAGCAAAACCTGTATTATTATGACAGCGATAATAATAAGACAGAAGATATAGAAATGACTTGGGACAATAATTCAGTTTCTTTTGTTAACAACAGACGGGAAGTAATAAAATACAACAATAAATCGCTGCCTGAAGTGGTGACTGACTTTTCGTGGAATAATGGCTGGGTACATAAATCCGGCGATATTTCCATACACTATTACTATGAGCAATATGACCCTACAAGTGTTGATGAATTGATAACGGATGCTGATATGGTTGTGTACCCTGTTCCTGCCAATAGTAATCTTAATATCAATCTTAAGTGGGATCAACCGCAGGATTTCAACCTAGTGTTAACAGATATGTATGGAAGAACCATATTTTTTCAACATGAGGATACAAAAGTAGCCTACCATCGCTCTATACCTGTGTCTGATCTGCCAACAGGAAATTATGTTCTGGCGGTATCCGGTAGTAATGGTATTATAAGTCAAAAGATAGCCATAAGACATTAG
- a CDS encoding NAD(P) transhydrogenase subunit alpha has protein sequence MNALSELFTDAATYRLITIVILSIFLGIEVISRVPSVLHTPLMSGANAIHGVVIIGAIIVMGQAPADDYLALTLGFLAVILGTLNVVGGFVVTDRMLEMFGKKKKKK, from the coding sequence ATGAACGCTTTATCAGAATTGTTTACTGACGCAGCAACGTATCGGTTGATCACCATCGTGATACTGTCTATATTTCTGGGTATCGAGGTGATATCCCGTGTGCCGTCTGTACTGCATACGCCACTTATGAGTGGTGCTAATGCCATACACGGCGTGGTTATTATAGGTGCTATCATCGTAATGGGTCAGGCCCCGGCAGATGATTACCTGGCACTTACATTAGGTTTCCTGGCAGTTATCCTTGGTACACTGAACGTAGTTGGTGGCTTCGTGGTTACAGACCGTATGCTGGAAATGTTCGGTAAGAAAAAGAAGAAAAAATAA
- a CDS encoding NAD(P)(+) transhydrogenase (Re/Si-specific) subunit beta: MSQQAILLLGYLIGSITFIVGLKMLSHPDSARKGNMVAAVGMTVAILVTIFLYRDENGNPLGNYGWIFGGLVIGTAIGTFIAKKVQMTAMPEMVSLFNGMGGACAMLISIVEYNHLQHSGHPAHMGIMIVIVLGMIIGTVSFAGSMIAWGKLAGKIKDRSVPAAQIINFLLFAGLIILSVMVIGGYNTSPTVFYSILALAALYGILFVMPIGGADMPVVISLLNSFTGVAAAFGGFLYDNPVMLTGGILVGSAGTILTILMCNAMNRSLKNVLIGSFGGGAKASGGGDGKEQGSYKEISLSDTAVLMAYAQKVMIIPGYGLAVAQAQHACHELEKLLNEKDVEVVYGIHPVAGRMPGHMNVLLAESDVPYEKLLEMEDANDQMSTTNVVLIIGANDVVNPAAKDDPSSPIYGMPILEVEKAEHVIVNKRSMKPGYAGIENDLFFRPKTSMLFGDAKKVLQDLVAELKQV, translated from the coding sequence ATGTCTCAGCAAGCAATACTTTTATTAGGTTACTTAATAGGATCCATAACTTTCATTGTCGGACTTAAAATGTTGTCACACCCTGATTCCGCCCGAAAGGGTAACATGGTGGCGGCAGTTGGTATGACCGTTGCTATACTGGTAACAATATTTCTGTACCGTGATGAGAATGGTAATCCTCTGGGTAATTACGGTTGGATATTCGGTGGACTGGTGATAGGCACTGCTATTGGTACCTTCATTGCTAAAAAAGTACAGATGACGGCAATGCCGGAGATGGTAAGCCTCTTCAATGGTATGGGTGGGGCCTGTGCCATGTTGATATCGATAGTAGAGTATAATCACCTGCAACATAGCGGACACCCTGCACACATGGGCATCATGATAGTCATTGTTTTGGGTATGATCATCGGTACAGTGTCTTTTGCCGGTAGTATGATTGCATGGGGCAAGCTGGCAGGTAAAATAAAAGATAGGTCAGTACCGGCAGCACAGATCATCAACTTCTTATTATTCGCGGGCCTGATCATTTTGTCTGTAATGGTGATTGGCGGTTACAACACTTCACCTACAGTATTTTATAGCATCCTGGCTTTAGCGGCTTTATATGGTATCCTGTTCGTTATGCCAATAGGCGGTGCTGATATGCCGGTAGTAATATCACTCCTCAACTCATTTACAGGTGTGGCTGCAGCCTTTGGTGGTTTCTTATACGACAATCCTGTGATGTTAACAGGTGGTATACTTGTGGGGTCTGCGGGTACTATCCTTACTATTCTTATGTGTAATGCCATGAACCGTTCGCTCAAGAATGTATTGATAGGTTCATTTGGCGGCGGTGCAAAAGCTTCCGGCGGTGGTGATGGTAAAGAGCAGGGTAGCTATAAGGAGATTTCGCTCAGCGATACAGCTGTACTGATGGCCTATGCGCAAAAGGTAATGATCATACCGGGTTACGGTTTGGCAGTAGCCCAGGCACAACACGCCTGCCATGAGCTGGAAAAGCTGCTCAACGAGAAAGATGTGGAAGTGGTATATGGTATTCACCCTGTTGCTGGCCGTATGCCAGGACATATGAACGTACTACTGGCAGAGTCTGACGTGCCTTATGAAAAGCTTCTGGAAATGGAAGACGCCAACGACCAGATGAGTACTACCAATGTAGTGCTCATCATTGGTGCCAACGACGTGGTTAACCCCGCTGCCAAAGACGATCCTTCCAGCCCTATATATGGTATGCCTATTCTCGAAGTAGAAAAGGCCGAACATGTTATAGTTAATAAGCGTAGTATGAAGCCGGGTTATGCGGGTATAGAGAACGACCTGTTCTTCCGTCCTAAAACATCTATGCTATTCGGTGATGCCAAAAAGGTGTTGCAGGACCTTGTTGCTGAATTGAAACAGGTATAA
- a CDS encoding Re/Si-specific NAD(P)(+) transhydrogenase subunit alpha has translation MIIGVLKEQQPEKRVSLVPEVVAALVKMNVQVSVENGAGEAAYHTDKAYTDAGATLKNRDAVAAEADVLLTINSDNIPATVKKDVVLIGVFQPLFDTQKMQDLAGKGYTVFSMDSIPRTTRAQAMDVLSSQANIAGYKAVLLAAMEYCRYFPMFMTAAGSIPPAKVLILGAGVAGLQAIATAKRLGAVVEVFDVRPAVKEEVMSLGAKFVEVEGAADASKAGGYAVTQTEEFQARQRAKIHEHAKKSDIIISTAQIPGRKAPILITKEMIEDMRPGSVIVDIASVSGGNTDLTKDNEKIQHNGVTIIGNSALPCEMPSDASKVYSKNVLNFLKLIINKEGALELNYEDDIVAGTCISKGGSIVNERVLSFINPQTTKA, from the coding sequence ATGATTATAGGCGTACTTAAAGAGCAGCAACCTGAAAAGAGGGTGTCGCTCGTGCCCGAAGTAGTTGCAGCATTGGTAAAAATGAACGTACAGGTATCTGTAGAAAACGGTGCAGGCGAAGCAGCTTACCACACAGACAAGGCTTATACAGATGCAGGTGCTACTCTTAAAAACCGCGACGCAGTTGCTGCCGAAGCTGATGTGTTGCTGACCATCAATTCAGACAACATTCCGGCTACGGTTAAGAAAGATGTTGTGCTGATAGGTGTTTTTCAGCCCCTGTTCGATACACAGAAAATGCAGGACCTGGCAGGCAAAGGTTATACTGTTTTCAGTATGGATAGTATTCCGCGTACCACACGTGCGCAGGCTATGGACGTACTCAGCTCGCAGGCCAACATCGCAGGGTACAAAGCAGTGTTACTGGCAGCTATGGAATATTGCCGGTATTTCCCCATGTTTATGACGGCGGCAGGAAGTATTCCTCCGGCCAAAGTGCTGATACTGGGTGCTGGCGTGGCAGGGTTGCAAGCCATAGCAACAGCCAAGCGCTTAGGTGCTGTTGTTGAAGTGTTTGATGTTCGTCCTGCTGTGAAGGAAGAGGTGATGAGTCTTGGTGCGAAATTCGTTGAGGTAGAAGGTGCTGCTGATGCTTCTAAAGCCGGTGGTTATGCCGTTACACAAACTGAAGAGTTCCAGGCAAGGCAGCGCGCCAAGATACACGAGCATGCTAAGAAATCGGATATAATTATCAGTACGGCACAGATACCCGGCCGCAAAGCTCCCATACTCATCACAAAAGAGATGATAGAGGATATGCGTCCAGGCTCTGTAATAGTTGACATTGCCTCTGTCAGTGGCGGTAATACGGACCTCACGAAGGACAACGAAAAGATACAGCACAATGGCGTGACCATCATAGGTAACTCAGCACTGCCTTGTGAAATGCCATCTGATGCCAGTAAGGTGTACAGCAAGAATGTGCTGAACTTCTTGAAACTCATCATTAATAAAGAAGGTGCACTTGAGTTGAATTATGAAGATGATATAGTAGCAGGTACTTGCATCTCAAAAGGTGGCAGCATTGTAAACGAGCGTGTACTGTCTTTCATTAACCCACAAACTACAAAAGCATAA